The nucleotide window TGCATTTTGCCGATGGCGGCACGTTCGATCGGATCATCGTCGACCGGAAGTAGCTGCCGATCGACTCATCGCCCGCCTCCGTCTCCTTCCGTCTCCTTCAGTCTTCTTCTGCCCCTTCGTTGCGCGGGCCCACCGCTTGCGCAGCGACTCCACATCGATTTCGCCTCGACCTGACGCGCGTGCGGAACTAATCCGGCGCGCCTTCAATCACCTACTACTTTCAGACCTTGAACGACTGACGCCCTTCCGGACATAAGCGATTCATGGTGCATGACTTTCGTCCGCCCCGCCGGATCCTCGCATCAGATTGTTCGACCGTGAAGTGTCGGGCACGAGTGCGTTCCATCAGGAGAGTCACTTCGTCATGACAACGGAAACCAAAGTCTCGATTTGCTTGCCGACGTTTCAGCGTCCCGATCTGATCGTCCAGTGTCTCGATTCGTGTCTTGCGCAGACGCACCCGAATATCGAAGTGCTGATCGGCGACGATTCGAAAGACGACCGCACCAGACAGCTGATCGAAACGCGCTACGCTGGCGAGCCGCGCATCCGTTACAGGAAACACGAGCCATCGCTGAAACAGCCGCGCAATATCGCAAGCCTGTTCGCACGCGCAACCGGCGACAAGATCGTGCTGATTCACGACGACGACTATCTCGCGCACGACTGCATCGACCGTCTGCTGCGCGCATGGGCGCTGAGCCCCGCGATCGAGGTCGCGTTCGGCGATCAGTACGAGGTGGACGAGGCCGGCAAGATCGACATCGAAGGCAGCGCACGGCTCAATGTCGCGTATTTCCGCACGGCCGGCGCGCAAGGCCTGCAACCACTGCCGGGGCGCACCGGCGTGATCCAGATGCTGCCGAACAACGGCTGGATGGCGAACGCCGATCTCGTCAAGCGCATCAGCTACAAGGAGCGCTACGGTCTGGGCTGCGAATATGTGTTCGGCACGCAGCTATGCCTCGCGGCGCGCGGCGTGTACTACCTCAAGGAGTATGTGTCGTACTGCCGGAAGACGAATGTGTCGATCACGACCACGACGCGTGCTTCGATGGGCGCGGCGACCATGCATGCCTACGATTTTCTCGTGCACCTGGCGTTGCCGCCGCCGCTCGAGCCCGCGCGCCGTGTCGCGTTGCGGCGCATGGTGCCGATCGTCGTGTCGATCTACTCGAAGAACGGCGCACCCATGCGCGCGTTGCGCGTCGCGCTCACGCATCTGTATGCCTACCGCTACGGCTTCGACCGGCGGCTGTATTTCCACCTCGCGAGGATTGCCGTCGCGTCGCTGAAGCCGGGCCACGGCGTGCCGCAGCGCGCCGATTGAAGTCAGCCCTTGTTGAAGCGCGCAAGGAACTGCTGCGCGCGCGGCGACTTCGGCGCACCGAAAAACGCCTCGGGCGGCGCGCTCTCGACAACCTGGCCGCCGTCCATAAACACGACGCGTGTCGCGACCTGGCGCGCGAACTCCATCTCGTGCGTGACGATGATCATCGTCGCGCCTTCGGCGGCAAGCGATTTCATGACCGCGAGCACCTCGCCGACGAGCTCCGGGTCGAGCGCGCTAGTCGGCTCGTCGAAGAGCAGCACGTCGGGTTTCATCGCCAGCGCGCGTGCGATGCCGACGCGCTGCTTCTGGCCGCCCGACAGCCGTGACGGAAACTGATCGCGCTTGTCGGCGAGGCCCACGCGCGCGAGCAGCGCTTCGGCCTCGGCGCGCACGCTTGCACGGTCGCGCTTCAACACGTGCAGCGGCGCTTCCATCACGTTCTCGAGCACGGTCAGATGCGGCCATAGCGCAAAGTGCTGAAATACCATGCCGATTTTCGCGCGCATCTGGGCGAGGTCCGCATCGCTCATCTTGATGCGCGTGTTGTCGCGCACGCCCATGCGCTTGCCGGAAATATGCACGCTGCCCGCATCGGGCGTCTCGAGCCAGTTGATGCAGCGAAGCAGCGTGGATTTGCCGCAGCCGGACGGCCCGAGCAGGCAGATCGTTTCGCCTTGCGCGACATGCAGCGACACGTCGCGCAAGACGTGATTGCTGCCGAACGACTTCGAGATGCCGCTTAGCATCACGACCGGGCGTGCGCCGTCTTGCGCGGCGAGCGCGGCGTCGTGCAGGGTTTGGGCGGCGGGTTGCGTGAGCGGGGCGGCAGCCCACGAAGCGGTAGGGGAATTCACGCGCGGCGTTCCTCGGCAAGTTTGTTCAATGCACCGGTGCCGGCCTCGATCGCGAGGCAAACGCACCAGTAAAGCAGCACGGCCGTGACGAAGGCCGCGAACGGAATGAAGTAGGTCGACTGGATACCGGTCATTTCGTGCGTGAGCTCGTTGACGGCGATCACAGTCAGAAACGCGCTGTCTTTCACGATCTGGATGATCTGATTGCCGATCATCGGCATCGCGCGCAGGAAGATCGGCGGCAGGATGATCCGGCGCAGCAGCGTGAAACCTGAAAAGCCGTAAGCCGTGCCCGATTCGATCAGCGTAACGGGCAATTCACGCCACGCGCCGCGCAGCAGTTCGGCCATATACGCGGTGTTGTAGAGAATCAGCGCGATCGCGCCGGCCCACCAGTTCGACAGGCTGATGCCGAGCGTCGGCAGCCCGAAATAAATCAGATACACGAACAGCAGGAACGGCGCGCAGCGCATCGCATCGACGTAGGCCGTTGCCGCGCGCGCAATCGCCTTGCGCCTGGACATCAGCAGCGGTGTGAGCAGCGCACCGAGCACGAGCGACGCGAACGCCGACGAGACGAGCAGAATCACGGTATTGAGGAGGCCGGACAGCACGTCGGCGCGCTGCGCCCAGATCGTCGCGAAGTCGTGGATCATGCGGCTTCCCCTTGCCGCACGCGCGACTCGATGGTTCGCTGCACGCGCAGCAGCGCGTAGACGATCACGCTGTACAGCACGAGCGCGAACACGAACGGCGGCAGCGGCTCGTACGTATTCGAGCCGACGCGCAGCGCCGCGCGCGTGATTTCGACGATGCCGATTACGGCGACGGCCGGCGTCGATTTGATCTGCAGCGTCATTTCGTTGACGAGGCCCGGCAGGCTCGCGCGCCAGACCTGCGGCAGCACGATGCGGCGCATGCGGGTGAGCCGCGGCATCGCGAACGACAGTGCCGCGTCGTACTGATCGCGCGGAAACTCGATCAGCGCGCTGCGCCACACTTCGCAATTGAACGCGGACGTGCTGATGGTCAGCGCGACGATGGCCGCGGGCACCGGATCGAGCGACAAGCCGAACTGCGGCAGCGCGAAGAAAATCAGCAGCGTCAGCGTGACGGTCGGGCACGAGCGGACGATACTCACGTACGAATACACCGCGCGGTCGAGCACCGGCACGCGTGCCCAGCGGATCAACGCGAGCGCGAGGCCGAGCGGCACGCCGAGCACGATGCTCGCGAGCGACAGCGAGATCGTCGAGAGCGCGCCGCGCGTGATGCTCCAATAGTCGAATGCGGTCATCAGGCGGGCTCGTCTACGCAATCAGTTGATCGACTGCGGCATCGATTCGAAGCTCGCGCCGAACCACTTCTTCTGCATCGCGTACATCTCGCCGCTCTTGCGCAGGTCGAACAGAACGGCATTGATCATCTGAAGCGCGGCGGTATTGCCTTTCTTCACGGCCCACGCGATATAGACGGGCTGGCCGATCGCCTGGCCGAGCGCAAAATTGTCGGGACGCGTCTTGATCAGCGAGTTCAGGTTGATCTGCGTATTCGCGACCGCATCGAGCCGGCCGACGCCGAGATCCTGATACGCCTCCGGATACGACTGGTATTCGACGATCTGTTTGATGCCCTGGCCGCCATGCTTCTTTTTGAGGCCTTCGTCGTAGGCCTTCAGATCGGCGAGCATCGCACTGCCGGTCTGCACGCCGACCACCTTGCCGACGAGGTCGTCGCCCGACTTGATGCTGGAACCCTTCTTCGTCGCGAAGTACGTCGTCGATTCGACGAGCGGCGTCGTGAAGTCGAACGTGTTCTTGCGCTCGGGGGTGACGAGCACCGCGGTGACCGCCATGTCGTACTTGCCCGTCGTCACGCCGGGCAGGATGCCGGGCCACGGCATGATCTGCTGCCGCACTTCGACCGGCAGCTTCTTTTTCACGAGCGCGAGCATCTCGTTGTCGTAGCCGGTCGGTTTGCCGTCGTCGACGAATTCGAACGGCTTGAAGTCGTCTTCGGTGGCGACGGTCAGATAGCCGCGTGCCTTGATGTCGTCGGCGCCCGCCGCGTGGGCATGTGTCGCGAAGCCGAAGCCGAGACTCGAGGCGGCGAGCGCCGCGAACAGCGTCAGGACGACGGCGCGCCGGGCAGATGCGTGCGGTCGCGTGGCGAGGGCGGTAACGGCGGTGATGCTGGACTTGAAGCGGGACGGCATGTCATTCCCCTTTGCGGTTTGGATGCGGCGGTCGATGAGTCGTCGCTGCGAAACAGCGATATTTGTTTGCACACTTACGAGTTCGAACGCGTCGATGCAAATGACATGCCAGTGATGAGGTTTGCCGCGCCTGCGCGGCGTGTATGTGCGATGCGCACTGCGGCGGCCACTGCGCAGAGGGAGCGACGCACCAAAGCATCGCGGTAATGCACGTCGGGCAGCGTGTTTTGCACTGGTTTGGACCGGAGAAGCGAAGCGCGCTCGATGATTGGGGGCATAGGCCCGAACGCAAAATGGAACCATGACGAACCTCGCAAACGCAACGCGATGTACCGCCACCCGAACCCTTTCTTCCTGATACGATGTGTACTGACTAAATAGCGAATCAGAGGAGATCGGATGATGACTGAGGCGACCCATGACGGCATGGATGGCGGCGCGCCATGACCGTTCGCGCCCGCACCAAACGGACTGCCGCTCAAGCAGCGCCTGCCGCGCCCGCGCGCGCGGACGACGCCGATCCGTCCGAGTGGCGGCACACCGCGCTCGATGCGCGGCCCGGCTTTCTGATCCGCCGTCTGCATCAGATTCACGTCGCGCTGTTTATCGAGGAGTGCGCCCCGGAAGGGATCACGCCGGTGCAATACAGCATTCTGACGGCGCTCGATCAGATGGGGCCGTCGGAGCAGATTGCCTTGTCGAACGCGGTCGGACTCGATCGCGCGAATACGGCCGATGTGATTGCGCGGCTTGCCGAGCGGCGCTTTATCCAGCGGCGCGGTTCGCGCACGGACAAGCGCAAGAAGGTCGCGGAGCTGACCGACGTGGGGCGCGCATTGCTGGCGCGGCTCGAAACCGGCGTCGAGCGTGCGCATGAACGCACGCTGGCTGCGCTGCCGGCCAGCGATCGCAAGCAGTTTATGGAATATCTCGTGCGGCTCGTCGAAACGAACAACGAACTGAGCCGCACGCCGATCAGGCGCGAGCGTACACGCGAGTAGGCGAAGCTAGGCCTCCGGCTGCGCGCTCGCCAGCGCGTCGTGCACCGCTTGCGCGACCGCGAGCACGCCTTCGTCGTCGCCGCGCGCGCCGATCACCGAGAGCCCAAGCGGCGCGCCGTCGAACGACGTCCACGGCAGATTGACCTGCGGCAAACCGCCGAGCCCGGCGATGCATAGCATCTGCTGCGAGCGCACGCGCACTTCGTCGACTTCCGCGCCTGACGTGCCGATCAGCGGCGCGATCCACGGCAATGTCGGCATCACGATATAGGTATCGGGTTCCTCGAAGACGCGCGCGAGCGAGCGGATCGCATCGACGCGCACGCGCTGCGCGTCGTGCACCTGCGCGGGGTTGATCGTGACCGCAGCCTGCATGCGCTGGCGGATATCGGCGCCGAAGCTGTCGGGATGCCGCATCGCCCATGCGCCATGCTGTTGTGCGATCTCGGCCGCCTGCAGCACACGGAAGCCTTGCGCCCAGGTTTCGGGTTTGAGGCTCGCGGACGACAGCAGGCTCATTTCGAAGCGTTCCGACAAGACGTCGAATGCCGTGGCGAAGGCGGTCCGGACGCGCACGTGCAGCAGTGTGACGATGTCGTCGGGCAGGCACAGCATGACGCGTTCGGGCAAGGTTCGCGCGCGGGTCCGCGCGAGCACGTTGAAGACATCGGCGAGCAATCGGCCATCGCGCGTGAACCAGCCGACCGTATCGAAGCTGTGCGCGAGCGTGAAGCATCCGTTGCCGGCGATGCGGCCGTGCGTCGGCCGGATGCCCCAGATGCCGCAATAGCTTGCGGGCAGACGGATCGATCCGCCGCAGTCGGTGCCGAGGCCGATGTCCGCGTAGCCGGCCGCGACCGCGACGGCCGAGCCCGATGACGATCCGCCCGGTATGCGTGCCGGACTCGCAGGATTGCGCGGCGTGCCGTAATGGACATTGATGCCGGCAAGGCTGTACGTGAGTTCGTCGGTGACGGTCTTGCCGACCCATTGCGTGCCTTCTTCGAGCAGCATGCGCACGGCAAGCGCGGTGGAAGTGGCGACGGGCTGCGCGGCGGCCCACGTCGGGTTGCCGCAGCCCGCCCGCAGCCCTTCGATGTCGAACACGTCTTTGACCGCGAGACGCTTGCCCGCCAGAGCGGCTGCCGCCGATGCGCGCCGTGCCGCGAGATGCGCGGCCAGCTCTACGGCAATCGGCGTGGGCAACGCGTTGAAGCCATCGCGGACGAAGGCGCCATTGAGGCCCGGTTCGAGCAGTGTGTTCTCGTTCATCTGTCCATCCAGCTTACATGCGCGGCGACGACGCGCCATTCCTGATCGATCTTCACCCAGGTTTGCGACTGGCGTCCGATACGCGCTTCGCCTTCGCGTGTGAACGCGATGTTCGCGACCGCGTAATCGTGTCCGAATGTCGTGATCGAACGATCGACGACGGTTCGCATGAGGTTAGCGCCGGGCCGTCGCGCGCGAAAGGCGCGAATCTCGTCATATCCGTGCAAATTTTCGGTCGCCCCATAGCGCAGCGTATGCGGGCTGTTCCAGAACAACGTGTCGAGCATCTCGACATCGTTGGTGGTGAGCGCGGTTTCATACGCGTCGAATGCGGCGCTGACGGCGGCGTAGGTGGCAGGATCGTTGATCAGCATAGGGAAAAACGCGAAAGTGCGAGGCGAGTAATGCGGGCGTCCAGTGTTGCAGAAAAAGAGCGAGCGTGCATGCGGTTCGCGACGCGGCGTCAGCGTGCCTGCAGCGCAGCCTCGAACAGTGCGACGGGCGCTGCATAGACGCCGCGGCCGATGAGACCCGTGTGTCCGTCGGCGCCGATCATCGCGATGGCGGCGAGCGGTTCGATGCCGCGCCGCACGACGGCGGCGGCATCGAGTGCGCAATGCAATCTGCCATCGAATGCGGGATGCTGACCGGCGAGCAGAGCGGGTTGCGCATCGCGCCAGCCGGCGGGCAGCCACGCGGCGAATGCGCTCGCGGGTTCGGGCGCCAGCGCGAACGCGTGCGCGCCGAAGCCGGCTGCGTCGATCACGCCGCTGTCGCCGGTCAGCGGCGCGACGGGCAGGTGCGCGGCGACGCTGTCGAGGCGCGGCCCGGCAGGCGCCGCAGCCGCATGCGTGGTCCATACCGATGGCGTGCCCGCGAGCCGCACGCCGACTTCGCGGCCGTTGCCGGCCAGCGCGACGACGAGGGTCGATGCGGCGCTGTCGTTGTCATCGTCATCGGCGTGGTTCGCTGCGGCCGACATCATCAGATGACACGCGGCCATCCACAGCGTCAGAAAGAACAGCGGCGTATCGGCGAGCATTGCAGCGACAGACGGCTCGTCGACGAACGGCAATAGTTGCGCGCGCAGCGCGGCGGTTGCCGATGTCGTGCGTGCATGCAAATCGTCTCCGTCGGCAAGTCCGGCCGCCGCGAGCGGAAACAGGTCGATCGGGCCGATGCGCGCGAGCGCCGCGGCAAGATGGCTCGCAAGCACCGTGTCGCGCCATGCCAGCCGCGCAAGCACTTGCGGATTGCGGCTGCCGAAACGGATCTGCGCGCCCGCACCGCTGCCCAGCAGCGACCAGGCGCGGCGCGGTGCGGCCGATAGATGGGCGGCGTTCGATGCGCTCGCGTCCGCCACTTCGACGAGCGTCGACGACGGCGACACCACGGCGGCAAGCGGCGTCACGACGCCGAATGATTGCGCGCTGACCAGCTTGACCTGGCCGCTTGCGATCATCTGTTCGGCTTGCGCTTCGGTCGTCGCCCATTTTTCGTAGAGGCAGCACAGCACCGCTGACGACAGTACCGGTGGCGCAGGATTGCACGGGTCCGCATAAGGCGGCCCCGCGTGCAGCAGCGTGAAGTCGGGCAGGCCGACCGCGTCGCGGGCGCGCGCGACGGTGTGCCAATGCGGCCGCACCGCGTACAGGCGAGCAAGGGCACGCTGCGTTGCGTCGGCGTGGGACTCCGCGCGCGCGTCTGTCCCGGCACTGCGGGGCGCATCGTGGTTCATCGCATTCATCGCGAACCCACGCCGGGGCGCAGCCAGCCGCGTATGCGCGACCACAGCATTTTCCAGAACAGATTGCCCAGATCGAGCGGCGCATTGGCCGGCGGCGTTGCGGAAGGCGTCACTGCGGAAGGAGCCGCTGCGCGATTCGAAGAGGCCGATGGGTTCGCCGCCGTGGTGCTCGCGTGCGGCGCATCCGCGATTTGCGCGATGTGACTTTCGGCGCGTGTCCGAACTGCGTCGGGCGTCGGTTCGGCGTCGGCTGTTTCCAACGTGTCGGCCACCGGCGCAATCGCATCCGGCGCGGTGTTTTGCGTCTCGCTTTGCGCGCCGGCGTGATGTTGCTGCGCGTCGAGCTTCGCTTTCAGATTCTGTGCAAATGCGTCCGTCAGGCGCGTCGCGAGTTCCTTCACGATGCCGCCGCGCGAAAACTGCGCAAGCGTGCCGGCAATCGTGTAATCGACCTTGACGTCCACGCGCGTTTGCTCGGGCGAAATTGCATGCAGTGCAAACGCGGCCACGCCTTTCACGCGCGACGCGCTCTTGCGATCGACGCCGCCGCCGCTGACGCTGCCGCGCCGTTCGTTTTCGTCGAGTGTCATCTCGCCGTCGCCCGCGAAGCTCGCGACGATCGGGCCGAGCTTGACGGTCATCGCGAGCTTGAGCGCGCCATTGTCGGGCGGCGCGCTCAGCGTCGCACCGGGCAGACACGCGACGATGCCGGGCGTGTCATGAAACGAGGTCCACACGTCGTCGAGCGGATAGGCGACGGTAAAGCTTTGTTCGATTTCCATTGAGTCTCGCGAGCGGCAAAGATTAGAAGGCGGCGGATACGCTTGCGCAGCAGGTCAAACCGCGCTGGCCGCGGCCGCGGTCGACGCCCGGGAGGCGGGCGCGGCGGCGGCCGCGCGCCGCGCATCGAGCACGCGGCGGATCGCGCGGACGATACCGACATAGCCGGTGCAGCGGCACAGATTGCCCGCGAGTTCGTAGCGCACGCGCGCATCGTCGGCGTCGGGCAGACGGGTCACGATGTCGCGCGCGGTCACGAGCATGCCCGGCGTGCAATAGCCGCATTGCAGCGCGTGCTCGGCGGAAAACGCGGCGCGCAACTCGTTCATCAACGCGTCGTTGTCGAAGCCTTCGATCGTGCGCACCTGCGCGCCCGCGCACGCAATGGCCGGCGTGATGCACGAGCGCGCCGGCGCGCCGTCGATCTGCACCGTGCAGGCGCCGCAGACGCCCTGTTCGCAGCCGATGTTCGTGCCGGTCAGCAGTTGCGTTTCACGCAGGAAGTCGGCGAGATTCGTGCGCGGTTCGACGAAGGCGGCGACCGGCGTGTGGTTGACGGTCAGTTGCAGCGGTTTTTTCAGCGCGTCGGTCATTGCGGGTTCCTGCCATCAGTGCGGAGCGTCGCGGCCGCGCGTTCGAGGGCGACGCGATGCACCTGGTATTCATAGCTGCCCGGTTCGAGGCCTGCGTCGAGCAGATGCGGTTCGAGCGTGGCCGGTTGCGGCGCATCGATCAATGCGCGCGCGTCGGCGATCAGATGCGGCGGGCCGTCGAGTGCGCCGATCACCGCGCGGCAGATGCCTGCCGCGCTATCGTCGATAAACAGCGCGATCGCTTCGGCGAACTCGCCGGGTTTGCGGTTGAACTTGTAATAGCTCCAGCGCGCGCCGGTGGTCAGCTTGCGGATGCGTACGCCGGTCAGCAGCTCGTCGGGTTCGAGCGCGGTCGTGAAGGCGCCGGCCATCCAGTCTGCGCTTTTGACGATGCGTTCGCCTTGCGGGCCTGCCACGAGAAAGTCCGCATCGAGCCCGCACATCACGTTGATCCAGTCCGCTGCCGGGTCCGCATGCGCGAGACTCCCGCCGAGCGTGCCGCGATTGCGCACGGCGCGGTAG belongs to Paraburkholderia sp. SOS3 and includes:
- a CDS encoding glycosyltransferase family 2 protein is translated as MTTETKVSICLPTFQRPDLIVQCLDSCLAQTHPNIEVLIGDDSKDDRTRQLIETRYAGEPRIRYRKHEPSLKQPRNIASLFARATGDKIVLIHDDDYLAHDCIDRLLRAWALSPAIEVAFGDQYEVDEAGKIDIEGSARLNVAYFRTAGAQGLQPLPGRTGVIQMLPNNGWMANADLVKRISYKERYGLGCEYVFGTQLCLAARGVYYLKEYVSYCRKTNVSITTTTRASMGAATMHAYDFLVHLALPPPLEPARRVALRRMVPIVVSIYSKNGAPMRALRVALTHLYAYRYGFDRRLYFHLARIAVASLKPGHGVPQRAD
- a CDS encoding amino acid ABC transporter ATP-binding protein; this encodes MLSGISKSFGSNHVLRDVSLHVAQGETICLLGPSGCGKSTLLRCINWLETPDAGSVHISGKRMGVRDNTRIKMSDADLAQMRAKIGMVFQHFALWPHLTVLENVMEAPLHVLKRDRASVRAEAEALLARVGLADKRDQFPSRLSGGQKQRVGIARALAMKPDVLLFDEPTSALDPELVGEVLAVMKSLAAEGATMIIVTHEMEFARQVATRVVFMDGGQVVESAPPEAFFGAPKSPRAQQFLARFNKG
- a CDS encoding amino acid ABC transporter permease → MIHDFATIWAQRADVLSGLLNTVILLVSSAFASLVLGALLTPLLMSRRKAIARAATAYVDAMRCAPFLLFVYLIYFGLPTLGISLSNWWAGAIALILYNTAYMAELLRGAWRELPVTLIESGTAYGFSGFTLLRRIILPPIFLRAMPMIGNQIIQIVKDSAFLTVIAVNELTHEMTGIQSTYFIPFAAFVTAVLLYWCVCLAIEAGTGALNKLAEERRA
- a CDS encoding amino acid ABC transporter permease, which gives rise to MTAFDYWSITRGALSTISLSLASIVLGVPLGLALALIRWARVPVLDRAVYSYVSIVRSCPTVTLTLLIFFALPQFGLSLDPVPAAIVALTISTSAFNCEVWRSALIEFPRDQYDAALSFAMPRLTRMRRIVLPQVWRASLPGLVNEMTLQIKSTPAVAVIGIVEITRAALRVGSNTYEPLPPFVFALVLYSVIVYALLRVQRTIESRVRQGEAA
- a CDS encoding transporter substrate-binding domain-containing protein yields the protein MPSRFKSSITAVTALATRPHASARRAVVLTLFAALAASSLGFGFATHAHAAGADDIKARGYLTVATEDDFKPFEFVDDGKPTGYDNEMLALVKKKLPVEVRQQIMPWPGILPGVTTGKYDMAVTAVLVTPERKNTFDFTTPLVESTTYFATKKGSSIKSGDDLVGKVVGVQTGSAMLADLKAYDEGLKKKHGGQGIKQIVEYQSYPEAYQDLGVGRLDAVANTQINLNSLIKTRPDNFALGQAIGQPVYIAWAVKKGNTAALQMINAVLFDLRKSGEMYAMQKKWFGASFESMPQSIN
- a CDS encoding MarR family winged helix-turn-helix transcriptional regulator, which produces MTVRARTKRTAAQAAPAAPARADDADPSEWRHTALDARPGFLIRRLHQIHVALFIEECAPEGITPVQYSILTALDQMGPSEQIALSNAVGLDRANTADVIARLAERRFIQRRGSRTDKRKKVAELTDVGRALLARLETGVERAHERTLAALPASDRKQFMEYLVRLVETNNELSRTPIRRERTRE
- a CDS encoding amidase translates to MNENTLLEPGLNGAFVRDGFNALPTPIAVELAAHLAARRASAAAALAGKRLAVKDVFDIEGLRAGCGNPTWAAAQPVATSTALAVRMLLEEGTQWVGKTVTDELTYSLAGINVHYGTPRNPASPARIPGGSSSGSAVAVAAGYADIGLGTDCGGSIRLPASYCGIWGIRPTHGRIAGNGCFTLAHSFDTVGWFTRDGRLLADVFNVLARTRARTLPERVMLCLPDDIVTLLHVRVRTAFATAFDVLSERFEMSLLSSASLKPETWAQGFRVLQAAEIAQQHGAWAMRHPDSFGADIRQRMQAAVTINPAQVHDAQRVRVDAIRSLARVFEEPDTYIVMPTLPWIAPLIGTSGAEVDEVRVRSQQMLCIAGLGGLPQVNLPWTSFDGAPLGLSVIGARGDDEGVLAVAQAVHDALASAQPEA
- the hpxZ gene encoding oxalurate catabolism protein HpxZ; translated protein: MLINDPATYAAVSAAFDAYETALTTNDVEMLDTLFWNSPHTLRYGATENLHGYDEIRAFRARRPGANLMRTVVDRSITTFGHDYAVANIAFTREGEARIGRQSQTWVKIDQEWRVVAAHVSWMDR
- a CDS encoding oxamate carbamoyltransferase subunit AllG family protein, encoding MNHDAPRSAGTDARAESHADATQRALARLYAVRPHWHTVARARDAVGLPDFTLLHAGPPYADPCNPAPPVLSSAVLCCLYEKWATTEAQAEQMIASGQVKLVSAQSFGVVTPLAAVVSPSSTLVEVADASASNAAHLSAAPRRAWSLLGSGAGAQIRFGSRNPQVLARLAWRDTVLASHLAAALARIGPIDLFPLAAAGLADGDDLHARTTSATAALRAQLLPFVDEPSVAAMLADTPLFFLTLWMAACHLMMSAAANHADDDDNDSAASTLVVALAGNGREVGVRLAGTPSVWTTHAAAAPAGPRLDSVAAHLPVAPLTGDSGVIDAAGFGAHAFALAPEPASAFAAWLPAGWRDAQPALLAGQHPAFDGRLHCALDAAAVVRRGIEPLAAIAMIGADGHTGLIGRGVYAAPVALFEAALQAR
- a CDS encoding SRPBCC family protein; this translates as MEIEQSFTVAYPLDDVWTSFHDTPGIVACLPGATLSAPPDNGALKLAMTVKLGPIVASFAGDGEMTLDENERRGSVSGGGVDRKSASRVKGVAAFALHAISPEQTRVDVKVDYTIAGTLAQFSRGGIVKELATRLTDAFAQNLKAKLDAQQHHAGAQSETQNTAPDAIAPVADTLETADAEPTPDAVRTRAESHIAQIADAPHASTTAANPSASSNRAAAPSAVTPSATPPANAPLDLGNLFWKMLWSRIRGWLRPGVGSR
- a CDS encoding (2Fe-2S)-binding protein codes for the protein MTDALKKPLQLTVNHTPVAAFVEPRTNLADFLRETQLLTGTNIGCEQGVCGACTVQIDGAPARSCITPAIACAGAQVRTIEGFDNDALMNELRAAFSAEHALQCGYCTPGMLVTARDIVTRLPDADDARVRYELAGNLCRCTGYVGIVRAIRRVLDARRAAAAAPASRASTAAAASAV
- a CDS encoding FAD binding domain-containing protein; this translates as MKAAAFDYEKPQDCDDAVRLVAASDGIGKFVAGSQSLGPMMNLRFAQPELLVDVRGIAALRACRDEGAFGVLGAGITHAQIEDRMVDDYTQGLMAYVARGIAYRAVRNRGTLGGSLAHADPAADWINVMCGLDADFLVAGPQGERIVKSADWMAGAFTTALEPDELLTGVRIRKLTTGARWSYYKFNRKPGEFAEAIALFIDDSAAGICRAVIGALDGPPHLIADARALIDAPQPATLEPHLLDAGLEPGSYEYQVHRVALERAAATLRTDGRNPQ